TTCGGCGTTGGGCGGCGAGAATGTGATTTCCAATGGAATGGCGTGGGTCGCATCCTCGGCAGTGCGGGGAATCGACAGATAATAGCCCTTGAAATTATTCGCCAGATTGAACGGCTCGATGACGGGATGTCCATCGGTGTCAGGCGAAAGAAATTTCGCGCCAATGACCTGTAAAGCGGCGCATGCCGTGGAGATTTCGGCGGTGGTGATGGTGGGGAAAATGCTGTCGCCAATATTGGTCGCGCGTACCGAGCCTGTGATACTGAAACTGCCGTTTTTTGCCTGGGTAGTCACATCGACGCAGGCGCTCCTGGTGATCGTGCCTTGCGTAAAATGACTTTGGTTCACCGAACCAGAGGCGGACAGCACCACACCGGGCAGTCCGACCACCGAATAGGACCAGGTATCGTTGAACTGGCTCAGCGCGGTGGTAAAGGCTGGATATTCCGCCGTATAGACGCGGATCTTGACGCCGACATTTTTTGTGCCCATCGGGACTGTGAAATTGATCGGTGTCGTGATGGTGTCATTTTGGGATGCGGAAACGGCGACATAGGTTGCGGTCGTGACCCCGTCGATTATTTTGGTGGTGGATTTCGCTGGCGCCGACGTCGCCGCGGCACCTGGAAGCCGGCGTGATGGCGCGCCAGTTCCGTTTTGTCTGGAGGTGCCGGCGATCGACGATGACATGGTGCTTGCTGCCCGTGCTGTCTGGCTGGTAATTTGGCCGCCAGTCGCCAGCGCGTCATACACCATCGTGACATTGACCTGCGTGGTGTCAGGCAGCACGACCGTGCTGATCGTCACCGCATTGGGTGCATTGAGATCATTGAGCGTGAGTTGATAGGTATCTGGAATCAGCCCTGAAAACTCGAAATGCCCCGTCTTGTCGACCAATGCGTCAAGACGCAGATCCGAGTTGTAGCCTTTGAGTAAAATTTTCTTTCCAACCAGACCAGTGATGCCAGCGCCTTGAGCGTTGACCAGTCTGCCGCTCAGCTTCGCAATCGACTTTATCCCAAGCAAATCATAAGACTGGGCAAATGCACCATCTTTCGACACAAAGCTCAGCATGATATTCAATGCGCCAGTTGGCAAGGCCGCAAGGAGTTGTTGCATGGCGTTTCCACTGATGGAAAAGCTGCTATCGGCACTGTCGAATACCCAATATTTTTTCAAACTGATTCGTGCATTGTTGGCGCCTTGAATGACCCCGTTGCTGTCATCCTTCAAGTCCAGGCCAGACACGCCATCGAGTCTGAATTTGACGGTGCTTCCGGAGAAGCTATTGTTTGGGCCAAGGCCCGTCACTGACAGCAGCGGTGCACCCGCCGGCGGTGAGCCGTCTTCCTGGGCGTCGCTGTCGGGCACGGCACTGGTGGGCCGCGTCGACCGGATCAGCGCCCTGACGGTCGTGTTGCCACTCAAGTCGTGCAGCGTGATCGTCGCTGTCTGGTCGACGCCCGTGTCCCCGGCCGTGGAAAAGCGCAAAGTGCCATCCTTGATGATCGCGTCGGCGACCGAGGCGGCGGAAGACGTCACCGATGCCGTGCTGCCGATGCCCAGTTCCTGCAGGGAGAACGTATACACTTCCGCCGGTGCCAGGGTGCCGAGGTCGACGCTCGCGCTGGCGGCTGACGCTATTTGCCAGGTCAGATCGGCGGGGCTGAAAGGGGTGGTCCGATCCTGACGCAAAACAATCACATCAGCAGGAGTGACGGTCGCCCCCGCGTTAATGGTCCCAGCGGCAACAGCGCCGTCCACGATCTCGGTGCCATTGGGTGCGCTTGTCAGCAGTGCCGCGACGTCGACGGCGGCTGTGGTGCCGGTATTGGCGATGCTCACCTGAAATGTGTATTCCCACACTGTCCGCGTGACGCGTCGTTCATGGATTTTTTGCAGCTTGACCACGGCAAGCGGTTCGACGGCGTTCGTGGAAGCGGCGCTCGCCAACAGCGTCGATTGTTGCGCAGCCGGTGAGACAGGCGGCTTGTCAGCGCCACCGCAGGCGGTGACCAGCAGCATGGCCGCAGCGCAGACGGCAAGCAGTTGAAACCGCGAAATAGCCATGACGGATGGCCTCCGGCCCTGATTTCTGAACAGCGTTTGACGCGGCGCAGCACGCATTTCAAGTCCGGCACGCCGGCTCGGCCAGGCAAGCGCCAACGCGCCGGCGAATATCAGCCACACGGCGGCAAGATCGACGGTAACACCTTGCTCAATAATATAGAACGTGAGGGAATTGCTCACCGTTCCACCTGCGAGATAGTCAAGCGCAATGGCGAATCCCCCCCCATCGAATTCATCAACGCCATACCGCCGCCTAGGGCCAGTCCGTCATAAAATCCCGCAGCCGGCAACGCCCCATCCGGCTGGATAGTCAAAACATCCCAGTTGGCAACCTTCCCGACTGAAGTAAGATTTTCGTACATTCCATCATTAAAAAAAATGGTAAATTCTTGCAACGGTGTTGGTTTGGAATTATGAAACAGATAGTCGTAACGCCATTGCACGCCACCGAGGTAAGTCGTCGTATAGGAAATCGTCGACGCTTGCGCAAAGGGAAAATTAATACATAGCATTGTCACCAGGATTGTTATAATTCTTCGTATCGTTTTCATGAATCGCTCCGTCTGGAAAGTGAGGAATGGATCAGCGCAATGCATTTTCTGTTCCTGCCGTGATCATTGCCACGTTCTTGCTATGGCATCCTGATCAATTTCCAATTGACCATGGGAAATCACTTTCTACTTTCGCGATTTTTGTAAAATATTTCGACAGTTTGTATTTTCTGAAATGATCATCGCGATACGCCGGTCTGGACACTTACACCGCTTGGTAACGATTCATTGTTTGCCTGTGTGGGTGATCAGATAGTTTGAAATCATAAAGGCCATAGCATGCAAACCAAAGAAGTAATTCAGTCAGAACTAAACCATCTTTATGAACAATTTAAGAGTAACGTCTCCTTCTCCTCGGAGCTTGCCAAGCGCGCGTCACCTCCCTTGCTTCTAAACGTTCCAGAGAAATGGGTGAACTCTACTAAGCGTGTACTGGTCGTTGGCCAGGAGACTCTGGGTTGGGACTTCCACCCAGGCGACTATTTTCCCGAACTTGAAACTTCGATTGCGACCTTTGCGGACTTCCAATCCACGCCGAATAGCGTAGCGGCACTCACTGCTGGTTATCGCGACTTTGAATTCGCCAGACATCAGCGGGAGAATTATAATAGTCCATTTTGGCGAGCCTACCGCAGCGTGCGATTTTCCTTGGGCGAGGATGTAGATGGTCCAGAAACTGCGGTGCTCTGGACTAACCTTTTCAGGATGTCGCTCGATAGTGGAAGTGTGGTTGGAAACGGGAGTTTGGAAGAAGCCACTCTGATACGCGAGCAAGGTGCTGCCTTGTTACGTGCTGAAATTCAGGCGCTCGCCCCAAGTTCGGTGATTTTCTTCACTGGTCCGAACTACAATGAACATCTTTATGCACAGTTTCCGGGAGTCGAGCTTATCAGGCTTG
Above is a genomic segment from Janthinobacterium sp. 64 containing:
- a CDS encoding carboxypeptidase-like regulatory domain-containing protein — translated: MSNSLTFYIIEQGVTVDLAAVWLIFAGALALAWPSRRAGLEMRAAPRQTLFRNQGRRPSVMAISRFQLLAVCAAAMLLVTACGGADKPPVSPAAQQSTLLASAASTNAVEPLAVVKLQKIHERRVTRTVWEYTFQVSIANTGTTAAVDVAALLTSAPNGTEIVDGAVAAGTINAGATVTPADVIVLRQDRTTPFSPADLTWQIASAASASVDLGTLAPAEVYTFSLQELGIGSTASVTSSAASVADAIIKDGTLRFSTAGDTGVDQTATITLHDLSGNTTVRALIRSTRPTSAVPDSDAQEDGSPPAGAPLLSVTGLGPNNSFSGSTVKFRLDGVSGLDLKDDSNGVIQGANNARISLKKYWVFDSADSSFSISGNAMQQLLAALPTGALNIMLSFVSKDGAFAQSYDLLGIKSIAKLSGRLVNAQGAGITGLVGKKILLKGYNSDLRLDALVDKTGHFEFSGLIPDTYQLTLNDLNAPNAVTISTVVLPDTTQVNVTMVYDALATGGQITSQTARAASTMSSSIAGTSRQNGTGAPSRRLPGAAATSAPAKSTTKIIDGVTTATYVAVSASQNDTITTPINFTVPMGTKNVGVKIRVYTAEYPAFTTALSQFNDTWSYSVVGLPGVVLSASGSVNQSHFTQGTITRSACVDVTTQAKNGSFSITGSVRATNIGDSIFPTITTAEISTACAALQVIGAKFLSPDTDGHPVIEPFNLANNFKGYYLSIPRTAEDATHAIPLEITFSPPNAEVTEVNIGISADGDNPLFSTLNLLGQAHVISAGKIRFSALSLPTFSGGRVPGKLSVAVRIKGTIDGTDAVSDPTEGGQVTFRGNNAFTPLYLANDEAALAARRTAGLRDAGGDSWATSQTIDWLASNSFRFDDISGKHVAQLTNGRSVLGHAGHSDGQALDMRYADGMGGYTEALGGSGGGAAIKHLIDTAAAEVANPAPVPRPNLIALQAWIKANRTMIDGRGAAANFRKGYFGKDFIKLALVDGKFSSAAGHNIPGVGTWEPPLQFVPAADHLHHWHLTINARP